The following coding sequences are from one Carassius auratus strain Wakin chromosome 15, ASM336829v1, whole genome shotgun sequence window:
- the LOC113115501 gene encoding LYR motif-containing protein 9, with translation MSPAVVRTPLQLYRYLLRCCKLLPTAAMQKHYQHAIRQSYNSHADEDDAERIQMIIQRAISDADWILNKYTKKK, from the exons ATGTCTCCTGCTGTGGTCCGCACGCCGCTGCAGCTCTACCGCTATCTGCTGCGCTGCTGCAAACTCCTGCCAACAGCAGCCATGCAGAAACACTACCAACACGCCATCAGACAG AGCTATAACAGTCATGCGGATGAAGATGATGCAGAAAGGATTCAGATGATCATTCAAAGAGCCATATCTGATGCTGACtggatattaaataaa TATACTAAAAAGAAGTGA
- the LOC113114807 gene encoding 28S ribosomal protein S23, mitochondrial isoform X1, which produces MAGSRLEKFGTVFTRVRDLMRAGVIKHEERPIWFDVYAAFPPKREPLYEKGARPLKRHAADTVPQILYKEDEIRAKFFEVYGNGPRAFELLKPNFVSPCQRFVMKYGELESRGDFEPELLFEETAKALLAEGIYLRKRGGPAQVAPQSRDPLLNMKLTDMLAEQQRDTDTETNIPEKQPEAETVNPDGQTSS; this is translated from the exons ATGGCTGGAAGTCGACTTGAGAAATTCGGGACCGTGTTTACGAG GGTTCGTGATTTAATGCGAGCTGGAGTCATCAAGCACGAGGAAAGGCCCATCTGGTTTGATGTGTATGCTGCTTTTCCTCCTAAGAGAGAACCTCTCTATGAGAAAGGTGCGAGACCACTGAAGAGACATGCAGCAGATACTGTACCTCAAATCTTATACAAAGAGGATGAAATCCGAGC GAAGTTCTTTGAGGTTTATGGTAATGGACCAAGAGCCTTTGAACTCCTCAAGCCCAACTTTGTATCACCATGTCAGAG GTTTGTAATGAAGTATGGTGAATTAGAAAGCAGAGGGGATTTTGAACCTGAGCTGCTGTTTGAAGAGACTGCAAAAGCGCTGCTAGCAGAGGGCATTTATTTAAGAAAGAGAGGAGGACCTGCG CAGGTGGCACCACAGTCTCGGGACCCTTTGCTGAACATGAAGTTGACTGACATGTTGGCAGAGCAGcaaagagacacagacacagagacaaatATTCCAGAGAAACAGCCAGAGGCAGAGACGGTGAACCCTGACGGACAGACATCATCATAA
- the LOC113114808 gene encoding nitric oxide synthase, inducible-like — MSKWESCTQRCKLRKDLKVKMGHQASKASKNGILHQTKPNTQWENNNVILQQIKPNTQWENNNVILQQIKPNAQWENKNVKPQQITKNTQWVNKVNQCPFSKKVKNFQDGSCHQDTLHHGAVKSQICMSNVCEGSIMTPKAMTRCPSSTLPSSDDILMQAIDFINQYYKSFKNPKVEEHLSRLEEVAKEIEATGSYQLTTKEVEFGAKQAWRNAPRCIGRIQWANLQLFDARKCRTAEDMFQMLCDHIQFATNGGNLRSAITVFPQRTDGQHDFRVWNSQLVRYAGYKMTDGTIIGDPASVDFTEICIQLGWTPNYGQFDVLPLVLQANGEDPQFFEIPQHLILEVPMEHPQYKWFKDLNLRWYALPAVANMLLEIGGLEFPACPFNGWYLGTEIGVRDFCDTQRYNVLERVGRHMGLETQKLSSLWKDQALVAINVAVMHSFQKNKVTITDHHSASESFMQHMEMEVRLRGGCPADWVWLVPPMSGSLTPVFHQEMLNYILSPFFYYQPDPWLTHKWKDKKRMERRHAISFKGLIRVVLFSQTLIKSALAKRVRCTVLYATETGKSQTFAKKLNTMMNCAFSSRVICMEDYNFSELEKESLLIVVTSTFGNGDCPGNGESFKKQLLSLKNLSNKVRYCVFGLGSRMYPQFCAFAHAVDARLAALGAIRVSATGEGDELNGQEEAFSVWACAAFKDACKEFNIQGKLPGKEGLADSWDPQRHRVQNDSCTLDRITALSALHSKAVVPMKLKRRQNLQSPKSSRSTILVELEMDGSTETLNFVPGDHVGIFPGNSPELVAGILKHLPNAPPINQSLRLEFLSAYPDGERWQRDERIPPCPLDQALTYYLDVTTPPSQSLLRKLSKMAKQEDHRQRLLALATDFQVYATWKEFHKPTFLEVLEEFSSLEPSAAFLLSQLPVLKPRLYSVSSSPDLHPQELHLTVAVVNYYTQEGKGPLHFGLCSTWLNTIKEGDLVPCFVHSSDGFHLPSDPSAPCILVGVGSGIAPFRSFWQQQLHDMKKTGLKGNPMTLVFGCRDSDIDHLYKEETLDMRDNSTLSSIVTAYSRQTGQPKVYVQDILREQLNDKVFEVLHHNPGHLYICGGMNMAHDVAATIKEILVSRLGITLTQAEEYLSRLKNEKRYHEDIFGS; from the exons ATGTCAAAGTGGGAAAGCTGCACACAACGTTGCAAACTGAGAAAAGACCTtaag GTAAAAATGGGTCACCAGGCCTCTAAAGCCAGCAAGAATGGAATACTGCACCAGACTAAACCGAATACG CAATGGGAGAACAATAATGTAATACTGCAGCAGATTAAACCGAATACG CAATGGGAGAACAATAATGTAATACTACAGCAGATTAAACCGAATGCG CAATGGGAGAACAAGAACGTAAAACCACAGCAGATTACAAAAAATACG CAATGGGTGAACAAGGTGAATCAATGCCCATTTTCCAAGAAAGTGAAGAACTTCCAGGATGGGTCGTGCCATCAAGACACATTACATCATGGGGCGGTTAAG AGCCAGATTTGTATGTCTAATGTTTGTGAAGGCTCTATAATGACTCCAAAGGCTATGACGCGCTGTCCCTCCTCCACCCTGCCAAGCTCAGATGACATCCTTATGCAAGCTATTGACTTCATCAATCAGTACTACAAATCCTTTAAAAA CCCAAAAGTTGAGGAGCATCTGTCTCGTTTGGAGGAAGTCGCGAAGGAAATAGAGGCCACTGGCTCATATCAGCTCACCACAAAAGAAGTGGAATTTGGGGCTAAGCAAGCATGGAGAAATGCACCCAGATGCATTGGCAGAATTCAGTGGGCTAATTTACAG CTGTTTGATGCACGTAAATGCAGAACTGCTGAGGATATGTTTCAGATGTTGTGCGATCATATTCAGTTTGCTACCAATGGAGGCAACCTGAG GTCTGCTATCACTGTGTTTCCTCAAAGAACTGATGGCCAACATGATTTCCGTGTATGGAATAGTCAACTGGTACGATACGCTGGCTATAAGATGACAGATGGTACAATAATAGGAGATCCTGCCAGTGTTGACTTCACAGAG ATTTGCATCCAGCTTGGATGGACACCAAACTACGGCCAGTTTGATGTGCTTCCACTGGTGTTACAAGCTAATGGAGAGGACCCTCAGTTTTTTGAAATTCCCCAACATTTAATTTTGGAAGTTCCCATGGAGCACCCACA GTACAAGTGGTTTAAGGATTTGAATCTCCGATGGTATGCATTGCCTGCAGTGGCCAACATGTTGCTGGAGATTGGTGGTCTTGAATTCCCAGCGTGTCCTTTTAACGGTTGGTACTTGGGCACTGAGATTGGAGTGAGGGACTTCTGTGATACCCAACGCTACAATGTTCTAGAG CGGGTTGGCCGTCATATGGGTTTGGAGACACAAAAACTGTCCTCACTATGGAAGGATCAAGCTCTGGTGGCCATCAATGTCGCAGTGATGCACAGTTTTCAG AAAAATAAGGTCACCATTACCGACCACCATTCTGCATCAGAGTCCTTCATGCAGCACATGGAGATGGAGGTGCGTCTACGCGGAGGCTGTCCAGCCGATTGGGTCTGGCTGGTGCCACCAATGTCTGGATCTCTAACGCCTGTGTTCCACCAGGAAATGCTGAATTACATCCTGTCACCCTTTTTCTACTACCAG CCTGATCCATGGTTGACACACAAGTGGAAAGACAAGAAGAGAATGGAGAGGAGGCATGCAATCAGCTTCAAAGGATTGATCAG AGTAGTGCTCTTCTCTCAGACACTCATTAAATCAGCCCTGGCCAAGAGGGTGCGTTGCACTGTTCTCTACGCCACAGAAACAGGGAAATCACAGACTTTTGCTAAGAAACTAAACACCATGATGAATTGTGCATTCAGCTCCCGG GTCATTTGCATGGAGGACTACAACTTCAGTGAACTGGAGAAGGAAAGCCTCTTAATTGTTGTCACCAGCACTTTTGGCAATGGAGATTGTCCAGGAAATGGAGAG AGTTTCAAGAAGCAGCTTCTCAGCCTGAAAAACCTCAGTAACAAAGTGAG GTACTGTGTGTTTGGTCTCGGCTCTCGAATGTACCCACAATTCTGTGCGTTCGCCCATGCAGTGGATGCTAGGTTAGCAGCGCTGGGAGCCATCCGTGTGTCCGCCACAGGAGAGGGAGATGAGCTGAACGGACAGGAGGAAGCTTTCTCAGTCTGGGCTTGCGCTGCCTTTAAG GATGCATGCAAGGAGTTTAATATTCAAGGTAAGCTTCCAGGAAAAGAAGGTCTGGCAGATTCCTGGGATCCTCAGAGGCATAGAGTTCAGAATGACAGCTGTACACTTGACCGAATCACAG CTCTGTCAGCTCTCCATTCTAAAGCGGTGGTTCCCATGAAACTGAAGAGAAGACAGAATCTACAGAGCCCAAAGTCAAG TCGTTCTACAATATTGGTGGAGTTAGAGATGGATGGGAGTACAGAGACCTTAAACTTTGTCCCTGGAGACCATGTCGGGATTTTCCCAGGGAACTCACCTGAATTAGTAGCTGGCATCCTGAAGCATCTGCCCAATGCCCCTCCTATCAATCAGAGCCTACGCTTGGAATTCCTCAGTGCCTACCCCG ATGGTGAAAGGTGGCAGAGAGATGAACGGATACCACCATGTCCTCTTGACCAAGCTCTTACCTACTATCTGGATGTCACCACCCCACCCTCACAAAGCCTCCTCCGCAAACTCTCAAAGATGGCAAAGCAGGAAGATCACAGACAGCGCCTGCTCGCATTAGCAACA GATTTCCAAGTCTACGCAACATGGAAGGAGTTCCACAAACCTACTTTCCTTGAGGTGCTAGAGGAGTTTTCCTCTCTGGAACCTTCTGCTGCCTTTCTCCTCAGCCAGCTGCCTGTACTGAAGCCACGCCTCTACTCCGTCAGCTCCTCCCCAGACCTCCACCCTCAAGAGCTCCACCTCACTGTGGCCGTGGTCAACTATTACACACAGG AGGGAAAAGGTCCACTGCATTTTGGGCTCTGTAGTACCTGGCTCAATACCATCAAAGAAGGAGACTTGGTGCCATGTTTCGTTCATAG CTCTGATGGATTCCATCTTCCATCCGACCCTAGTGCTCCCTGTATTCTTGTGGGAGTTGGGAGCGGCATTGCTCCCTTCCGTAGCTTTTGGCAACAGCAATTGCATGACATGAAAAAAACAG GTCTGAAAGGGAATCCAATGACACTCGTGTTCGGGTGTCGAGATTCAGATATTGATCATCTTTACAAAGAGGAGACTCTGGACATGAGAGATAATAGCACCCTGAGCAGCATTGTCACAGCTTACTCGAGACAAACTGGACAACCCAAG GTTTATGTCCAAGACATCTTGCGAGAACAACTGAATGACAAGGTCTTTGAGGTTCTGCACCATAATCCAGGGCATCTGTATATTTGTGGAGGTATGAATATGGCCCATGATGTGGCTGCCACTATCAAGGAAATATTAGTCAGCCGACTGGGCATCACTCTTACTCAGGCTGAGGAATATCTGTCAAGGCTCAAG aatgaAAAGCGGTACCATGAAGACATCTTTGGATCTTAG
- the LOC113114807 gene encoding 28S ribosomal protein S23, mitochondrial isoform X2: MAGSRLEKFGTVFTRVRDLMRAGVIKHEERPIWFDVYAAFPPKREPLYEKGARPLKRHAADTVPQILYKEDEIRAKFFEVYGNGPRAFELLKPNFVSPCQRFVMKYGELESRGDFEPELLFEETAKALLAEGIYLRKRGGPAVAPQSRDPLLNMKLTDMLAEQQRDTDTETNIPEKQPEAETVNPDGQTSS, encoded by the exons ATGGCTGGAAGTCGACTTGAGAAATTCGGGACCGTGTTTACGAG GGTTCGTGATTTAATGCGAGCTGGAGTCATCAAGCACGAGGAAAGGCCCATCTGGTTTGATGTGTATGCTGCTTTTCCTCCTAAGAGAGAACCTCTCTATGAGAAAGGTGCGAGACCACTGAAGAGACATGCAGCAGATACTGTACCTCAAATCTTATACAAAGAGGATGAAATCCGAGC GAAGTTCTTTGAGGTTTATGGTAATGGACCAAGAGCCTTTGAACTCCTCAAGCCCAACTTTGTATCACCATGTCAGAG GTTTGTAATGAAGTATGGTGAATTAGAAAGCAGAGGGGATTTTGAACCTGAGCTGCTGTTTGAAGAGACTGCAAAAGCGCTGCTAGCAGAGGGCATTTATTTAAGAAAGAGAGGAGGACCTGCG GTGGCACCACAGTCTCGGGACCCTTTGCTGAACATGAAGTTGACTGACATGTTGGCAGAGCAGcaaagagacacagacacagagacaaatATTCCAGAGAAACAGCCAGAGGCAGAGACGGTGAACCCTGACGGACAGACATCATCATAA